A single Pseudanabaenaceae cyanobacterium SKYG29 DNA region contains:
- a CDS encoding UbiH/UbiF/VisC/COQ6 family ubiquinone biosynthesis hydroxylase: MFDVLIVGGGLVGAALACGLRHSNLRVGLVEPRSEYREGNFTGDIRTSAVAWGSVLYWQTIGVWQEMLAGGATPMHKIIITDGDMPTRVWLEAREMGVDALGYVLPNQVTLATLWRTLQSAPNLKIMCPARVTGVKVKESALEVEVVSEVGTYYVSTKLLVAADGKHSFLREQMGIKTDRRYYDQACIVLRVEITNPHHNVAYERFQSTGTFAILPLQGNHCGVVWTVRQSEVEGVLHLDRETIEAELQRRFPPELGKVSLLSTQLSYYTPQWLHAHQYIRPRFLLIGDAAHTTSPLAGQGMNLGIRDVACLRQLLYQAEDPGAATILQQYEAQRYWDNLGVISLTDFSNRLFSNEIWWCQIIRQVGLNFLHVPLLKQSFMYFMMGMHCAPRYCEKVPALS; the protein is encoded by the coding sequence CTGCCCTTGCCTGTGGTCTACGCCATAGTAATTTGCGGGTAGGACTAGTGGAACCCCGATCGGAATACAGGGAGGGAAATTTTACAGGAGACATCAGGACAAGCGCTGTAGCATGGGGGTCAGTGCTCTACTGGCAAACCATAGGGGTATGGCAGGAGATGTTGGCGGGTGGGGCAACGCCTATGCACAAAATTATCATCACCGATGGAGATATGCCGACGAGGGTTTGGCTAGAAGCAAGGGAAATGGGAGTAGATGCCCTGGGCTATGTTCTCCCCAATCAGGTTACTTTGGCTACTCTCTGGCGCACACTCCAATCTGCACCTAATCTAAAAATCATGTGCCCAGCAAGGGTAACAGGTGTGAAAGTGAAAGAGTCTGCCCTAGAGGTGGAAGTTGTCAGTGAGGTCGGTACTTACTATGTCTCCACAAAACTATTGGTAGCGGCGGATGGTAAGCATTCCTTTCTCAGAGAACAGATGGGTATCAAGACCGATCGGCGTTACTACGACCAAGCTTGTATCGTCCTGCGGGTAGAAATCACCAATCCCCACCACAACGTCGCCTATGAAAGATTCCAATCTACAGGTACTTTTGCCATCTTACCTTTGCAGGGCAACCACTGTGGAGTGGTCTGGACAGTGAGACAGTCGGAAGTAGAGGGGGTGCTGCATTTAGACAGGGAGACGATCGAGGCGGAGTTACAACGGCGGTTTCCCCCTGAATTGGGCAAGGTGTCTTTATTGTCAACGCAATTGAGTTACTACACACCCCAGTGGTTACATGCCCATCAGTACATTAGACCCCGCTTTCTGTTAATTGGGGATGCGGCCCACACTACTTCTCCCCTGGCAGGGCAGGGCATGAATTTGGGCATTAGGGATGTGGCTTGCCTGCGACAACTGCTCTACCAGGCTGAAGACCCAGGGGCAGCGACTATACTGCAACAGTATGAAGCTCAGCGTTACTGGGACAATTTGGGCGTAATTTCCCTGACGGACTTTAGCAATCGTTTATTCTCCAATGAGATATGGTGGTGTCAAATCATCAGGCAGGTGGGATTAAACTTCTTACACGTCCCTCTGCTCAAGCAGTCATTTATGTACTTTATGATGGGTATGCACTGTGCTCCCCGATACTGTGAGAAAGTTCCTGCCCTTTCTTGA
- a CDS encoding FtsW/RodA/SpoVE family cell cycle protein has translation MRKFLPFLDPSVTEWTMEARVLRWLTFLWLFLGLTILFSASFITADWDFGQGAKLFGQQLLWAALGLLIFQVVVHLPVSTMVRWSWIGLFTVLVLLLATYVPGLTVCINDSCRWLAVGKSFLLQPSELLKPFIILQAARVFANWYQIAWRDRLTWLGIFAFTLGAILLQPSLSMTALYGTTLWLMAMAAGLPWLQLGGVALTGILVATLSVTVKDYQRRRLLMFLDPWKDAAGDGFQLTQSLMAIGSGGVLGKGFGLSEQKSFLPIQDTDFIFAVFAEEFGLLGCTLLLLLLAVFATLGLRVAMRSQTMTVRLVATGATILLVGQAFLNIGVATGALPTTGLPFPMLSYGGNAMLASLTVAGLLVRSAREMIISDVATLAKVRERRQKRRSSFPH, from the coding sequence GTGAGAAAGTTCCTGCCCTTTCTTGACCCCTCAGTTACGGAATGGACGATGGAAGCCAGGGTGTTGCGCTGGCTCACTTTTCTATGGCTGTTTTTGGGTTTGACCATTCTCTTTTCCGCTTCTTTTATCACAGCAGACTGGGATTTTGGTCAAGGTGCTAAATTGTTTGGACAACAACTACTGTGGGCGGCACTTGGGTTGTTGATTTTTCAGGTGGTTGTGCATCTGCCTGTCAGTACCATGGTGCGCTGGAGTTGGATCGGGTTGTTCACGGTTTTGGTGCTCCTGCTTGCTACCTATGTCCCAGGCTTAACTGTCTGTATCAATGATTCCTGTCGCTGGTTAGCGGTGGGGAAGAGTTTTTTGCTCCAACCCTCGGAGTTGCTCAAACCCTTTATCATTCTCCAGGCAGCGCGGGTCTTTGCCAATTGGTATCAGATAGCTTGGCGCGATCGGTTGACTTGGCTAGGCATTTTTGCTTTTACCTTGGGGGCGATTCTGCTGCAGCCTAGTTTGAGTATGACGGCTCTCTACGGTACGACTTTGTGGTTGATGGCAATGGCGGCGGGTCTGCCCTGGTTGCAGTTGGGGGGAGTGGCTCTCACTGGCATATTGGTAGCGACTTTGAGTGTTACTGTCAAGGATTATCAGCGCCGTCGTCTGTTGATGTTTTTAGACCCCTGGAAGGATGCAGCGGGGGATGGATTTCAGCTGACCCAGAGTTTGATGGCGATTGGTTCAGGAGGTGTGTTGGGCAAGGGGTTTGGTTTGTCGGAACAAAAATCATTTTTGCCCATTCAGGATACGGATTTCATCTTTGCCGTGTTTGCTGAGGAGTTTGGTTTACTGGGTTGCACATTGTTATTACTCTTGCTGGCAGTATTTGCCACCTTGGGTTTGCGGGTAGCGATGCGCAGTCAAACTATGACTGTTCGTTTGGTGGCGACGGGGGCGACGATTTTGTTGGTGGGGCAAGCGTTTTTGAATATCGGAGTGGCGACGGGGGCACTACCAACAACTGGCTTACCTTTTCCTATGCTCAGCTACGGTGGGAATGCGATGTTGGCTAGCTTAACTGTGGCGGGGTTGTTGGTTCGATCGGCAAGGGAGATGATTATTTCCGACGTGGCAACTTTAGCAAAAGTCAGGGAACGCCGACAAAAACGACGGTCATCTTTCCCCCACTAG
- the hemW gene encoding radical SAM family heme chaperone HemW, which produces MLPRSLYLHIPFCRRKCFYCDFAITTGGRSLMREYVTVLCQEIRDTIANLGTRSSLTTVFLGGGTPSLLTGEEVGQIMQTIREGWDLTPDVEISLEANPGTVSLASLQSYRTSGVNRISLGAQAFQDHLLDCCGRGHSVADIYEAVTLIKQAGFTNFNIDLISGLPYQTMEEWEASLQKTIALAPTHVSVYDLTIEAGTAFGKRYQPGCPPLPPEELTVEMYKVAHALLTRAGYRHYEISNYARPGYECRHNLTYWRNQPFYGFGMSATSYVNQWRWDRPRKIRAYMEMVQQKNYPPPVAETINDRLFDTLMQGLRLAEGLSIAELRQNFGAATIERVSQHLSPFVSKGWLKIDDRLRFVPLEGWLFSDVVNMSLYELLVGER; this is translated from the coding sequence ATGTTGCCCCGATCGTTATACTTACATATTCCCTTTTGCCGTCGCAAGTGTTTCTACTGTGACTTTGCCATCACCACAGGCGGTAGGTCATTAATGAGGGAGTATGTAACAGTTTTGTGCCAGGAGATAAGGGACACGATCGCTAACCTGGGCACTCGCTCTAGTTTAACTACTGTATTTTTAGGTGGTGGCACACCTTCTCTGCTGACGGGGGAAGAAGTAGGGCAAATTATGCAGACCATCAGAGAGGGTTGGGATTTAACTCCAGATGTAGAAATTTCTCTGGAAGCCAATCCTGGCACAGTGTCTCTGGCATCTTTGCAGTCCTATCGGACAAGTGGTGTCAACCGCATCAGTTTGGGGGCACAAGCCTTTCAGGATCATTTACTCGATTGCTGTGGTCGTGGGCACAGTGTAGCGGACATCTACGAAGCTGTCACTTTAATTAAGCAGGCAGGGTTCACTAACTTCAACATTGATTTGATCTCTGGCTTGCCTTACCAAACTATGGAGGAGTGGGAGGCATCCCTCCAAAAAACCATCGCCCTTGCTCCTACCCATGTGTCGGTTTATGATTTAACGATCGAGGCTGGTACTGCCTTTGGCAAACGCTACCAACCAGGCTGTCCCCCTTTACCCCCTGAGGAATTGACGGTCGAAATGTACAAAGTTGCCCATGCACTACTGACCAGGGCAGGCTACCGCCACTATGAAATTTCCAACTATGCTCGGCCTGGGTATGAATGTCGGCACAATCTCACCTACTGGCGCAATCAACCTTTTTATGGTTTTGGCATGAGTGCTACCAGCTATGTCAACCAGTGGCGGTGGGACCGTCCCCGTAAAATCCGCGCCTATATGGAGATGGTGCAACAAAAAAACTATCCCCCCCCTGTAGCAGAAACAATAAACGATCGGTTATTTGATACTTTAATGCAGGGTCTGCGCCTAGCGGAGGGACTGAGCATAGCAGAACTCCGTCAGAACTTCGGTGCCGCAACTATAGAGAGAGTCAGTCAACATTTATCCCCATTTGTGTCCAAGGGTTGGTTAAAAATTGACGATCGCCTACGGTTTGTACCCCTAGAGGGCTGGCTGTTTTCCGATGTTGTGAATATGTCCCTATACGAATTGCTAGTGGGGGAAAGATGA